CTGCTTTGAGTAAGTGAGGAGGATCAAAGACCACCATGTAAAATGTTTCATCATCAAAAGGGATGTTTGTAAAATCAGCAATTATATCAGGCTTAACTTCTAATGTTCTCCCATCACACAGAGTTGTTGTAAGTTCTCGGTTATCCATGTAGACTGCATCCTCATTATGTTTATCAAACCAAAACATACGACTACCGCAACAAGCATCTAAAACTCGCTTTTTTTCTGTATCAGTAAATAGCTCAAGTTGTTTCATGATGCCTCCTATCCGCTACGTTTTTTACGTTTCTCTTCTAACAGTGCCTTAACTTTGGCAGCTTCTTCTTTTGCCGCCTGCAATTCTTTATCTTCAAAGTCTTCATGAGTCTGGTTATTATCCATCCATTTAGGCTTTGGTACTTCTTGCGCTTGCTTCCATGTTGGTATGGACTGTGGCTTGTTTTGCTTTTGATTCTGTTTTTGCTTCTTGTCCTTTTTATCCATCTCATAAGCCCGAATATCCTCAACGGTTTTTAAACCACTGTTAGCCCACTCTCTTAAAATAGATTCTGTATAAGAAAATGAGTTAGCATTGTTTTTAACTGTGATCTTTAAAGCCGCTATAACAATTTCATCTGACAGATCATCACACCACAAACCAATAGATTCAGAGACATGAGGTTTTAAGACACCAATATTTTGTTGATAAAATTCAAAGGGATTTTCTGATCCTCTACTACTACTTATTTCTTTTTCTTTATTACTACATTCTTTTACATTCTTATTATTGTTCCATCGCTGTTCCGTCACTGTTCCATCACTGTTCCGTTTCTGTTCCACTGACTCTTTTTTATAGTGCTCAAAAGACTGATATGTCGCATA
The DNA window shown above is from Salipaludibacillus agaradhaerens and carries:
- a CDS encoding DnaD domain-containing protein, encoding MKGAFQISREIFQNDIWNDPVKFRIFFYIIGNAVFSHDGIEHAGMHLQRGQFLRSLRNLQDDLSYREGRGNSLKKYPLTTIQRKLKSLVKDGQITMKRTEYGTLFTVVNYATYQSFEHYKKESVEQKRNSDGTVTEQRWNNNKNVKECSNKEKEISSSRGSENPFEFYQQNIGVLKPHVSESIGLWCDDLSDEIVIAALKITVKNNANSFSYTESILREWANSGLKTVEDIRAYEMDKKDKKQKQNQKQNKPQSIPTWKQAQEVPKPKWMDNNQTHEDFEDKELQAAKEEAAKVKALLEEKRKKRSG
- a CDS encoding class I SAM-dependent methyltransferase; this translates as MKQLELFTDTEKKRVLDACCGSRMFWFDKHNEDAVYMDNRELTTTLCDGRTLEVKPDIIADFTNIPFDDETFYMVVFDPPHLLKAGDESWLALKYGKLNENWKDEIREGFNECMRVLKPNGTLIFKWNEDQVKTSEVVKVIGQKPLIGNRRAKTHWMVYLK